The Triticum urartu cultivar G1812 chromosome 6, Tu2.1, whole genome shotgun sequence genome includes the window gaccctagttgcgagtcaaggATGGACCTACAACTGGAAGAAAAAATGATCGGAccccagttgcgagtcgaggatggacttgcaactgggacaaaaaaGACCTGAccccagttgcgagtcgagggtggacttgcaactagtaCAAAAAAGGTCGGGCCCGAGTTGTGAGTCGAAAAATGACTTGCAACTAGGACAGAAAAGGATGGGCCCAGGTTGCGAGTCAAGGGTGGACTTACAACTAAGCAAAAAAAAGTCGGTCCCTAGTTGCGAGTCgtgggtggacttgcaactgcgACAAAAAAGATTGTGCCCCAGTTAcaagtcgagggtggacttgcatTTGGGACAACTAAGAAACAACGAGCCCAATTACAAGTCAAAGAGTTGACTTGCAATTGGGATGAAACAAACTATGGTcctagttgcgagtcaagggtggacttgcaactaacATGAGAAAAACTACAATCACAGTTGCGTGCCAATGGTGGACCTGCAACTGGGATGAAAAACTAAAACACATGCtctagttgcgagtcgagggtgggCTTGCAACTCTGACAACTACGAGCCAGTTGCGGGTAGATGGTGGTCTTGCACCTTGGAAAACTATAAAACTACGTGCTAAGTTGCGAGTCAATGGTGGGCTTGCAACTCTGACAACTACGAGCCCAGTTGCGAGTAGGTGGTGGTCTTGCACCTGAGAAAACTACGAAACTACGTGCTAAGTTGAGAGTCAAGGGTCGACTTGCAACTAAGATGAGAGATAATATAGGCCCAGTTGCGTGTTAATTGTGGAGATGCAACTAGGATGAAAAaaaaatacatgctccagttgcGAGTCAAGTGTGGACTTGTACCTGGGACAACTACGAAACTAGGAGTCCAGTTGCGACTCAAGggtcgacttgcaactaggatgaAACAAACTACATGCCCAATTGCGTATCAATGGTGGACCTGCAACTAGGATGAAAATAAAAGCACATGCTCTAGTTACAAGTCAAGGGTGGATTTGCTCCTGGGGCAATTACGAAACTATGcctagttgcgagtcaagggtCGAGTTGCAACTAGGATGAAACAAACTACACGCTCAGTTGCATGTCAAAGGATGGACATATAATTGGGATGAAAAACAAAACACATGCAAAATGACAGGGCCAAAGTTTGGTCAGTGAGAAGATAGGGGATGAGCTTCACCGTTGAGCCCCCAAACGACGAGATATATAGGCCCAGGTGAAAAGAAACGCGAGAACATGACGACAGAAAACAAACGAGACAGAAAGACGAGCGACAGAAAAGGACGAGCTAACTCAGACGCGCATGATCGAGTTTGTGCAAACATTAAAACAAACAAATTAGACATTTATAGATTTAGATGAGCTAAAACTCATCAAGATTAGATTTAGCCAATCTAAAGAGAAAAATCTAGTTACAATCTTATCTTGCTACACGTCAAaccaaaataaaacaaaacagaGAATAAAAAGATATGTGGCCCTCCACAAAAAGCCTAAGCCACAAAAAAACAATACACAAAACATAATAACGGACCACTAAAAATGTCATATCGGGTCTCACTGCTCTACGAGGGACAAACAAAAAACAGGACACAATAACGACGAGCACGACTCAGAAGCACGTGCATCTAACAGTAATATGAGTTAGCTAAAACATTGTTAACTCTCATTTGGATGAGAATTAGCAAACCAATCCAAAGCAGGACCTAGACCACGCCGCGAAAATGGCACAACAAAAGACATACGCACGAATAAGTCGACAAGTAGACACCAAACACATGACGCAACACAAAGTGCGCGTGACAAAATAACCGGTGATCAAAATTTGTATGACATTGAAAATTAACATATGACAAAGTGAAAACTAGTTCATGAATTTTAAACTAATAAGTAAAGAATAAATGGAGAAAGAAATAGAAAATGAGAAACTAGAAAATATAAAACAAATAATGAAgtaaaaaagaaaacaaaaacaaaataaaacagAAATGAACAAAAAAAACAAATTCTAGGAGCCAAAATGGGAGTGTACAAAAatgagaagaactaggacggagtCGTAGCACAGACTTGTGAAATGAAATAGAAAAACGCAGCCAACAGCGAAAAAAACAAAGGACCACAACAACAAGGCCCAGGCAGACACAGGGGACGAGCTAGCAAAGCGAACAAAAAAGGCCCAACAAGACACAGAACACACATCGATGAGGACTGGAACAGTACGATACAGATTATTTCCCAATTGCACAAATCTTATTGCAAGTTTAATCCTGTGACTGTAAACTTAGATGTGAGATAGCtatttcacatctagatgtgaaataGCAACCCCGATTTTTTTAAAGGATAAACTCCCGGCCTCTACATCGATTGATGCACATAGTCATAATCACATATATTACCTCTGTATCAAAATACGAGGCTTCTTGCTGTCCAAATTTAAACTGCAAAAGCGTCTTATATTTTGATATGAAGGGAGTACATGGATAACACTACATATACAAAATTAATGGTACCATCGAGAAAATGTGCTTTCACGCAAGTCCAAATATACCAATTTTGCAGAGTAAAGATGCGCCAACCTCGTAGCCTCGTCCACATCGGTAGCATACGACGAGCCCGAGCTGTCGGTTTGAACCGAATGTGTTCTCCAAAGCGAAAGTTAGGATGCCCAAAAACAAGTTTGGAAAGTTGATGAACTTGTATTGTAGACGTTGTTTACTCAAATACGATGAAGTAAACTTAATGGGATCGTGTCAGCAGACTATCCGAGACGTTGCATCTAGCTACATGTGCCTACCTGTTTGCATGCCGACTCGATCATGGGCCTACCCCGCTGCATGCCGACTTGGTCGTTGGATTTAGGCCCATGACTACCTACACGGATGCCTATATGTTGAGGCGTTGGCTGGTCCCAACTCAGTCTCTCCTCATACAACCCTAGCTGGTCCTACTGTTAGTCTCTTCATGTTACTTTCGGCAATCCCATTCCGACGGCCGTGTGCATATCCGGTCGGGAGAACAGGCCTCTGGAACCTCGTTCTTTTGTGATCTTGCATGGGAAAGGTGATAAGGTTTCTGAGGAGTACGTCTCGGCGTGACTGCTCATGGTTCGTCTTCATCACCACTTCCCCGACTCCGACGTCACAGCCGAGGATGACGCCGCCAAAAAGAAGGCGCGGGCAACATCCGGCCTCAGTGGCGGAGACCCTCCCCAACATGTTTTGACAACCCGGCCCCCATAATCCTATTTTTCTTGCTAAGCCACCGCCTGCCCTAACAGAGGGTATGATTTGTTCAGCCCCTTACTCATTCATGTGCTAGTCAGATATGCTTCATTCATAGATGTTTCCAACAGCGGAGCTACGTGaaccccacccccccccccccccccccccccccagcccaaACGAAAATTTCTTTTCATCACGTACCCTCATCGAACGAATGACCATGATAGCAGGCACTGCTCAAAAAAAAAAACCCGCTGTTGTGAGCATTTAAACGACTTAACTCAAATTTGACAGAGATGGCATATGAATTACACAGCATCACCATGCATCGAATGCTCTTCCTTCCCAACAATTCCATATCCATACCAGAACAGTACATCAATAATTGTGAAACAGGAATCATTCCATTCATCATGGTATTCAAACCCAGCAACACTGCAGATCTTACATCGACACACCTAAACGATAAGGATGTTACCATCTGTATATGTACAACCAAAGAACAAGACCAGCAGGCCATTCCTGGTCTCACTCCTCCTATGGTATCTAACCTTTCGACACTGTTCTTGTGTCACTGTTACATTGTATTCATGCCCCAACATATACACAAACATGGAGGTAGCATTCGGGGTTCTTCAGGTTGTTGGCCACCCAAAGGAATGGTATGTCCATGTCGAGCTCGATGCCTTGCACCCTCACCAGCTTCAGTTTGGTCTTCTTGGCCACATCTGTCTCTTGCAGACTCGCCGAAGCTGGTTTCTCGTCATGAGGAGTGCCTGGACTGGTACCTGAATCGTCGGGTTCTGAGTCTGGTGTCGTCGCCCCAGGTTCAGGATCAGCAGCTCTAGCCGTAAGCTTCGAGCTGAAGAACTCTGGTAGCAATGTCTCCAAGGCATGTTCCAAGGCAATGTAGCTTCTACCTGCAGAACAGAGCAAAGTGAACTATATGTCAAGAAGAAATACTGTTATCGCAACACCATAACCACCGTGAAACAAAGGGTGTGAGTGGAAGGCAGTTGTAAACATGTAGTTGCACAGTTTCAGGGGTCAACTCTGATTACAGTCACACTTGTTTCTCGTTAAAGAGGAAATCTTAAACCCTTTACCCTGGCTTTCTCGAAAGATGTCGCAGAGCAGAAAGTAAAATACAGTAGTAGCATAGGTAGATAAATATCCTCTCAAAATAAATGGATAAACAGAAGTTGCACCAATTTTCCAATGGAAGAAATGTACATGTGCATGCTTCTCAGTTTGGGGATAATCTCCAGACAACGGTAATTCAAAATATTTAACATTTTTCTGAAAAGCACTATTACATGGTTGGTGATTACAACAAGCAAAATCCTTCCTCAATCCATACTGGCATTCAAATGATAACATAAATATTGGCAGCAGAGCTACGTACCTCCCTCCTTCCGGATCTCGAATGGCCGATTTATATAGGATACACTTTCCCAGTCACTGACGGGCTTCGCATCTTCTAAATCCTCAAGGTCTTGTTGAACTCTGCGCACGTATAATCGAACAGGTACCCTGCCTAACAAGGTATTAATGGAATAGATCTATCAGAGCAGATGGTGATTTCTTAATGTGACACAAATCCATTTTTATCATAGACGTATCTTAATGTCATACAACTCCAATAATGTATAGGTCCATTATTGTATAACTTGAAAGTGTATGTGAAGTTTTACGAATGTCAAAAGCATGCATCAATTAACTAATATAAAAAATGTgcgaacaaaaataaaataaaataaatttggTTTGAAACGTTCAATTAATACAAAAGTAGAGAGTTCAATGACAGAAGAGCATACATGGTTTGACAGATCCAGGAGATTCAGGCTCATCAGAACCTTGTCGAGGCTCTAACGAGGAAGTCCGTACTAAGAAATCCTCTTCAAACGGTCCAAGCTTAAGCTTGGTAGAGATATTCATATAACTATCCAAGTCACCTATAATAAGTAATAACAAAGTAACACGCTGTAGTCAAAGCACGAAAGTTACAAGCATTGAGAGACTGCATCGTCCATAAATGGTAGAAACTAGGTATACTTCATACAGAAAGGTTGTTTCTGGGGAGCATACCTTTCCTCACTGATTCCCACATAGCAAGTTGATCAGCCTGGGACATATTCATCACATTCTTGCTGTTTCCAGTTATGATGAAGGCAGCCTGAAAAAGAGAAATTATTACACTATTGTTTGAGACTGGAAGAAAGAGTTGCCGGATAACACTAGTTCTCAAAATGAACCTCTTTCAGGGAATTGTTGTAGTTCCACTTTACACTATCTTCACCTTCACATGGCGATAATATATCTGCAGGATACCCCCTAAAATGAACCTACAAATTTTATGCATAAGTTGTGTGCATACGGCGAACAACTGGAGCAAGTAACTGGGAAAACCACATATAGAAACAGAATAGCAGATTCATGCAAATGACTCATGTtttcagaaagaataactttcaAAATATACAATAAAAGATGTACCTGTAAGAGTAGATGGTTATAAACTTGGTTTCTACTATTCGTATACTGATGGATGGCTGATTGCAATTAAGAAAGGATTACATAATGTGTGGCATGCACATGAATATTTTTGCACTCTAATTGGTAATTTATTGAACTTAATTGCTGAGTTAAGTAACTAACTAGATCCTGAGAACATTATGGCATCAATATCTAACAGTATTTCCAGCAAACTTAAATGTTAAGAGAAAATGCACATGGTTAATCAAAAGGTTTCTACTAATCCAGCGTCCCATTAAGGCATAAATGAACCTTCAACACCAAAAATTCGCCTTGCAAATTAAACAAATCATAAAAGAAAACGTGTCTAAAGAAAAGTGCTAGAGGACTCATAGTCTAACCGTTAGATTCCATGGCCTTTCTGGATCTGCACAGAGAAGGTCGAAAAGAACACCAATGGGTATATACCTAACAATGTGAACATAAAAAGGGCTGTCAGCAAATAAAAGCGGCAGCAATAACATGGGTTCTCAAGATTAAATAAGGTGATAGACCATCAATATTAATATTAGTAGGAGATAACATATGTTACCATTTCAGTGGCAGCCCTTTATACTCAAACCAAACAGTATCAACACCCGGTGGGAGTGAGCTGCTGAAATGAGCCTTTATAGTCGACACCAACAATGGAAAATACCCAATTCTTGGCCCTAAAGTCTGTTGCAGACAAAATAAAGGTTAATAAACGAAACAGATACTCCTGTGGAAAGGAAGATAAGCGCTTTGGCAGTAATGATCTCACATGGCTATCAGCTTGGACTGCGAGCTAAAACAGATATAAGATATGATCTCTTAGCAACAAATCTCTCACCACATTTTTAGGAATATCTAGTTAATAGAGATGAGATTATGAGACAACCCATTGTACACCATTTTTCAGGCTGATAGATAGCAATGTGAAAGAGGAACACAGGAATTTCATACAGTAGCAAGTGAGATTTGTAAATGTTTTATCTCTTTTTTCCAGCACATCAAACATATGAAGAGCATGCCTGCAGCAAACTCAGCTAATTACCTAAACAGGATGTGGAGCATACTAGAAAAGACTCTGTAAGCAGAATCAACTCCATGTTCATATGCAAGAAAAAAGTACCAAACTTTGGTGAGGGTTTGCCTTGAAATACAGGCTTTTGGAGCACACGGGCAGGCCAAAAGACCTCAAAATCTTCAGCTAAGGGTCTAAAATTCCGAGGAGAGCAAGCAATCTGGACTATAACCTATCAGCAACCGTGATCCTGGAATCCAAGAACGCAGTGCCGAGATTTGGGATTTCGGACGGCGGTGGGGGGTGGCGTCTTACCAGGAAGGGCGGGGGCGGTGGGAGCGCGGTGACGTCGGCGTCGTGGAGGTGGACCTGGAGCGGCACGGCGCCGCCCCAGACCAGCCGCGCCGCCTCCTCCGACCACGCCGCTGCCTCCTGGCCCCGCGGCGCCGCCGCCATTGCTCGCGCCGGCGGAGGACGACGTATCGGTCCCGCGCGCGGTAGACCCGgccgagctcgccgccggcgatgCCTCCTCCGACGCCGCCCCGCGAACCAAATCTGCCTCGCCTCGGAAGTTCGGATGCTTTGCTTCTGCTCGCAGAGAGGATTCCTTTTTTTTTCCCTGAGCTGTTCTGGAGACTAGAGAGAAAGAGGAGTTGGAGTTGGGCCCCGCTTTGTTTTTTCTTCACGTCATCGCGGTGGATTTGATTCGATATCCACCGTCCGATTCTTCATCCAAAATCAAGTTTCTT containing:
- the LOC125515403 gene encoding autophagy protein 5-like — encoded protein: MAAAPRGQEAAAWSEEAARLVWGGAVPLQVHLHDADVTALPPPPPFLTLGPRIGYFPLLVSTIKAHFSSSLPPGVDTVWFEYKGLPLKWYIPIGVLFDLLCADPERPWNLTVHFRGYPADILSPCEGEDSVKWNYNNSLKEAAFIITGNSKNVMNMSQADQLAMWESVRKGDLDSYMNISTKLKLGPFEEDFLVRTSSLEPRQGSDEPESPGSVKPCRVPVRLYVRRVQQDLEDLEDAKPVSDWESVSYINRPFEIRKEGGRSYIALEHALETLLPEFFSSKLTARAADPEPGATTPDSEPDDSGTSPGTPHDEKPASASLQETDVAKKTKLKLVRVQGIELDMDIPFLWVANNLKNPECYLHVCVYVGA